One window from the genome of Planctomycetia bacterium encodes:
- a CDS encoding UbiA prenyltransferase family protein — protein sequence MPATIYNWYRLLRPAHWIKNLVCLAGVFFYSAWDQLAYALLVALAFCLISSAIYVVNDLFDLEHDRQHPKKKNRPIAAGQISKHAAALAALMLAATSLTLAFSLKPSVGFCALAYLAINLAYSFKLKHLPVIDAFCIASGFILRLLAGLYVLDLLPSPWLTLFTFFLSLFLGFAKRRAELVALEKPVEISQRRPVLDHYSLSFLDGALDIASALAMICYALMLLLPGSKFYHPTQVLTVPFIVFMILHYRRRLTHPKYRIEPNRIIYHDRVMQGCTLLWLLSYWMIQYTGVQWFG from the coding sequence ATGCCCGCTACCATCTACAATTGGTATCGCCTGCTCAGACCGGCACATTGGATCAAGAATCTGGTCTGCCTGGCGGGGGTGTTCTTTTATTCCGCCTGGGATCAATTGGCCTATGCACTCCTCGTCGCCTTGGCATTCTGCCTGATTTCTTCCGCCATCTATGTTGTGAACGACCTGTTCGACCTCGAACATGATAGGCAGCATCCCAAAAAGAAAAACCGGCCCATTGCAGCCGGGCAAATCAGCAAGCATGCTGCAGCACTGGCAGCATTGATGTTGGCAGCAACGTCCTTGACGCTGGCATTCAGCTTGAAACCCAGCGTAGGCTTTTGTGCATTGGCATATCTAGCAATCAATCTGGCCTACTCCTTCAAGCTGAAACACTTGCCGGTGATTGATGCTTTCTGCATTGCCTCCGGGTTCATTCTCCGCCTGCTGGCCGGGCTTTACGTCCTCGATCTGCTGCCCAGCCCCTGGCTGACTCTGTTTACCTTTTTCCTGTCACTGTTTTTAGGTTTCGCCAAGCGACGGGCTGAGTTGGTTGCATTGGAAAAACCTGTCGAAATTTCCCAACGGCGACCCGTGCTCGATCATTACTCCCTATCGTTTCTCGATGGCGCACTCGATATCGCATCAGCCCTCGCCATGATCTGCTACGCTTTGATGCTACTCCTGCCAGGCTCAAAGTTTTATCACCCGACCCAAGTGTTGACGGTGCCTTTCATTGTGTTCATGATACTTCATTATCGACGGCGGCTGACTCATCCAAAATATCGCATCGAACCCAACCGTATCATTTATCACGACCGGGTGATGCAAGGCTGCACGCTACTCTGGCTGCTATCGTATTGGATGATTCAGTACACCGGCGTGCAGTGGTTTGGATAG
- a CDS encoding PEP-CTERM sorting domain-containing protein translates to MRFWKTALACLFACTLCGVAQAQVITQWNFNSPVPDNNTATGTDVPSIGTGTISTLNLAQSFTFASGSASGGSSDPAGTNDNSGFQTTGYPAPQSGNETAGITVLTSTVGFSNITVSWDQRHSNSASRFVAFYYTTDGANFTRLALSALNSNPGTTPSGGAPASTAGGYGANGTFSAFDETVTGAGDDWFNGRSVNLTGIAGVDNNPNFGFQIVASFDAGTNYLGSGSTAYATTGTWRFDMITVSAAVPEPSAYALCLVTLAGVGVVRYRKKFWNRKEVA, encoded by the coding sequence ATGCGGTTTTGGAAAACAGCTTTGGCCTGCCTGTTTGCCTGCACTCTCTGCGGTGTGGCACAGGCCCAGGTGATCACCCAGTGGAATTTCAACTCGCCGGTGCCAGATAACAACACAGCTACTGGAACGGACGTTCCTTCCATAGGAACCGGTACCATTTCCACTTTGAATCTGGCACAGTCCTTTACCTTCGCCAGCGGTTCCGCCAGTGGTGGCTCTTCCGATCCGGCAGGCACTAACGATAACTCCGGCTTTCAGACAACAGGCTATCCAGCACCACAATCAGGTAATGAAACCGCGGGCATAACTGTACTCACCTCCACTGTCGGCTTCTCCAACATTACTGTCAGTTGGGATCAGCGGCACAGCAACTCCGCATCTCGCTTTGTCGCCTTCTACTACACTACCGATGGCGCCAATTTCACCCGCCTGGCTCTTTCGGCACTCAACTCCAACCCTGGCACAACGCCTTCCGGTGGAGCCCCAGCCAGCACTGCTGGTGGCTACGGAGCCAACGGAACCTTTTCAGCGTTTGATGAAACCGTCACCGGAGCTGGCGACGACTGGTTTAATGGCCGCAGCGTCAACCTGACAGGCATTGCAGGTGTGGACAATAACCCCAACTTCGGTTTCCAGATTGTTGCCTCCTTCGACGCTGGCACCAATTATCTGGGCAGTGGCTCCACCGCTTATGCCACCACAGGCACTTGGCGGTTCGATATGATCACCGTTTCTGCTGCTGTACCCGAACCTTCCGCTTATGCCCTGTGCTTGGTTACCCTGGCAGGTGTTGGTGTGGTGCGATACCGCAAGAAGTTCTGGAATCGCAAGGAAGTCGCGTAA